Proteins encoded in a region of the Brevefilum fermentans genome:
- a CDS encoding right-handed parallel beta-helix repeat-containing protein: MKKLFRLFLPLLLSFMTLFSITASSTLAADSRRSTPQEEPAEVIYVANTSDDCGTFTPCYFNSDEDGEDGLGTGLREALLAANQGAEIRILKQYKVKSHTVLIDKEVHIRGYEQALITYSGTDCSNPMLKFTQGGYLTNLTINDGSCLNPSRTLIEVNSSKPVSIEHNTLAYGYRAIDIHDNSGEVIVAFNHIINNDNHAVFRSVGDGVGTVSVYANNIINNGSGYQINCNNNGTANHNFWGVDRLATASADQCGVSDGKRLGAIISRLSNQSGVEAQRLAVTSTMSYAFDGKIGAMHASGGDFNIIIVNHGQGASENIPFYKNGGLDIRPCSNFYDVFLEENAVAADLTLALSYNLNPNCVSQIESDQYCGGTDSTKYPLAWYDPATMATDGWNPCGQAPQGPGAGGASGQETTCHLDQKEIRVVIDNSGRPGLSSDLSFTPFVVGLPVIDGITLSQFKAEFDGVNNIINWTTSSEINVKGFYILRADSQDGPYARISSQISAIGDVYIGGIYQYTDNKISSFARTYYYKLEVIDNLGNSIETHGPVSVLTATATPTATATPTATATPTATATPTATKTSTPTLRPTITSTPTRTRTPFYYYTPTPYYHYSTPTSYYVPSTSTPITYPTPIRRISPTSGAITFPVDDSDFYPENAYPDMETPQPTQLESSPESEGYPLPGTTSTPTLTPSPEIEIPETGTEFDEDVALPIQNIRWIFVIVGAAGGLSLLAAVSVILVKSRFS; encoded by the coding sequence ATGAAAAAATTATTTCGGTTATTTCTGCCGCTTCTCCTTTCGTTTATGACCCTGTTTTCTATCACAGCGAGCTCAACCCTCGCGGCCGATTCTCGCCGATCAACCCCTCAGGAAGAACCTGCTGAAGTGATCTATGTGGCAAACACATCCGATGATTGCGGCACCTTCACGCCCTGCTACTTCAATTCTGATGAAGATGGCGAAGATGGCCTCGGCACAGGATTGCGTGAAGCATTGCTTGCCGCCAATCAAGGCGCTGAAATCCGGATTCTTAAGCAATACAAGGTAAAAAGCCATACGGTGTTAATTGACAAAGAAGTGCATATCCGGGGCTATGAACAGGCATTGATTACCTATTCGGGCACTGACTGTTCTAACCCAATGCTAAAATTCACGCAAGGGGGATACCTTACAAACCTGACAATCAACGATGGAAGTTGCCTTAATCCTTCACGCACTCTGATTGAGGTCAACAGCTCAAAACCGGTGTCAATCGAGCACAATACCCTCGCCTATGGGTACCGTGCAATCGATATCCATGACAACTCTGGCGAAGTCATTGTGGCTTTTAACCACATCATCAATAATGACAACCATGCTGTCTTCCGTAGCGTCGGTGACGGTGTTGGCACAGTCAGTGTTTACGCCAACAACATCATCAACAACGGATCTGGGTACCAGATCAATTGCAACAACAATGGAACAGCCAACCATAACTTCTGGGGGGTTGACCGTTTAGCAACAGCCAGCGCTGATCAATGTGGGGTCTCTGATGGAAAACGCCTAGGGGCAATAATTTCACGATTGTCCAATCAATCAGGGGTTGAAGCCCAGCGCCTGGCGGTGACTTCAACAATGTCCTACGCATTTGACGGTAAAATTGGAGCAATGCATGCTTCCGGCGGTGATTTTAACATCATCATTGTTAACCACGGTCAGGGCGCGTCCGAAAACATTCCCTTTTACAAAAACGGAGGTTTGGACATCAGGCCCTGTTCGAATTTTTACGATGTTTTCCTGGAAGAAAATGCGGTTGCCGCCGACCTGACACTGGCATTAAGCTATAATCTCAACCCTAACTGTGTCAGTCAAATCGAATCTGACCAGTATTGTGGTGGAACCGACAGCACGAAATACCCACTTGCCTGGTATGATCCTGCCACAATGGCGACTGATGGCTGGAACCCCTGTGGACAGGCGCCCCAGGGTCCAGGTGCTGGCGGCGCTTCCGGTCAGGAAACAACCTGCCACCTTGATCAAAAAGAAATCAGGGTTGTCATTGACAACAGCGGTCGACCAGGACTATCCAGTGACCTGAGCTTTACGCCCTTTGTCGTCGGCTTGCCCGTCATTGATGGGATTACCCTATCCCAATTCAAAGCGGAATTTGACGGCGTGAATAACATCATCAATTGGACCACAAGCAGTGAAATCAATGTTAAGGGGTTTTACATATTGCGGGCAGATTCACAAGATGGTCCCTATGCCCGAATTTCTTCTCAGATTTCAGCCATTGGCGATGTTTACATTGGTGGTATTTACCAGTACACAGACAACAAGATCTCTTCTTTTGCCAGGACCTATTACTATAAACTTGAGGTGATCGATAATCTCGGTAATTCAATCGAAACCCATGGCCCGGTAAGCGTTTTAACAGCCACCGCTACCCCAACAGCCACCGCCACCCCAACAGCCACCGCCACCCCAACAGCTACCGCTACACCAACAGCGACAAAAACAAGTACCCCGACACTCAGACCAACAATCACCTCGACCCCTACTCGCACGCGCACCCCTTTCTATTATTATACACCTACGCCCTATTACCATTACTCAACACCAACAAGCTATTACGTGCCCAGTACATCAACGCCGATAACCTATCCAACTCCGATACGTCGCATTAGCCCAACATCCGGAGCAATCACTTTTCCAGTCGATGATAGTGATTTTTACCCTGAGAATGCCTACCCGGACATGGAGACGCCACAACCCACACAATTGGAAAGCTCTCCTGAATCTGAAGGATACCCGCTGCCAGGAACAACATCGACGCCAACGCTAACGCCCTCTCCTGAAATTGAAATCCCTGAAACAGGAACGGAATTCGACGAGGACGTTGCGTTGCCAATCCAGAATATTCGCTGGATTTTTGTCATCGTTGGCGCAGCAGGCGGTTTGAGTTTACTTGCCGCTGTCAGTGTAATCTTGGTGAAATCTCGCTTTTCGTAA
- a CDS encoding UbiA prenyltransferase family protein — MIKTILGAFKPFRLLSLVMTYLMGAGLVKYVRGLSGWSLLIQGGIFLLLLSLSLELLCLLYRLGEPKNWAEGMQLREIKLTRSGIAAIIATLLTVATSIFIHWIGEGVLWQGLGFLFLTLFALCIIYYLSQTIAILKPFHLLIEVLLFVVIPPALAFFLYSDDLHPYLTLVVISLVPAYLANRLLHGLENFNHDQKYEVDTLVMRIGWENAMIIHNVLILLTYFLVGLSAVWGLHWFIIWPVFLSLPIGLLEIWLMERVRGGMKPLWGVMRFAAGSVFFISVYLIGLAFWIR; from the coding sequence ATGATCAAAACCATCCTTGGCGCGTTCAAACCTTTTCGCTTGCTCAGCCTTGTGATGACCTATTTAATGGGCGCAGGGCTGGTTAAGTATGTTCGGGGATTATCAGGCTGGTCATTATTAATCCAGGGCGGGATCTTTCTGTTATTGCTTTCCCTCAGTCTTGAATTATTATGCCTGCTGTACAGGCTGGGCGAACCTAAAAATTGGGCGGAAGGGATGCAGCTAAGGGAAATCAAGCTGACCCGGTCAGGAATTGCGGCAATCATTGCAACACTGCTAACTGTGGCGACATCAATCTTTATCCATTGGATTGGAGAGGGTGTTCTTTGGCAGGGGTTGGGTTTTTTATTTCTCACGTTGTTCGCGCTCTGCATTATTTATTATTTGTCTCAGACCATTGCGATTTTAAAGCCCTTTCATCTATTGATAGAAGTTTTATTATTTGTGGTTATCCCCCCTGCTCTGGCTTTTTTTCTTTATTCGGATGATTTGCATCCTTATTTAACCCTGGTGGTCATCAGTCTGGTGCCTGCCTACCTGGCAAATCGCCTGCTGCATGGGTTAGAGAATTTCAACCATGATCAAAAATACGAGGTTGACACACTGGTCATGCGTATTGGCTGGGAGAACGCCATGATTATCCACAATGTCCTGATATTGTTAACCTATTTCCTGGTGGGCTTAAGCGCTGTATGGGGCTTGCACTGGTTCATTATCTGGCCGGTTTTTTTATCTCTGCCAATTGGTTTGTTGGAAATCTGGTTGATGGAGAGAGTCCGCGGCGGGATGAAACCACTGTGGGGTGTGATGCGATTTGCTGCAGGGAGTGTTTTTTTTATCTCTGTTTACCTGATCGGGCTTGCTTTTTGGATTCGTTAG
- the bcp gene encoding thioredoxin-dependent thiol peroxidase, whose protein sequence is MIRSAGERAPEFELMDDEGNLRKLSDYRGQTIVLYFYPRDNTPGCTKEACSFRDAYADFREAGVEVIGISPDSEQSHAKFKSKYELPFTLLADPDRSVCKAYGVWGPKKMAEREYEGVYRTTFVIDPDGVIKKVFEKVKPADHSQEVLAVVRA, encoded by the coding sequence ATGATACGATCAGCAGGCGAACGAGCCCCTGAATTTGAATTAATGGATGATGAGGGTAATTTACGCAAATTATCCGACTATCGAGGGCAAACCATTGTGCTTTACTTCTACCCCCGCGACAATACGCCAGGATGCACGAAGGAAGCCTGCTCCTTCAGGGATGCATATGCAGACTTTCGCGAGGCGGGTGTTGAAGTCATCGGCATCAGCCCGGATAGTGAGCAATCGCACGCGAAATTTAAATCAAAATACGAGCTGCCCTTCACCTTGCTCGCCGACCCCGACCGAAGCGTTTGTAAAGCCTATGGGGTCTGGGGTCCTAAAAAAATGGCTGAACGCGAATATGAAGGCGTGTATCGAACGACCTTCGTTATCGACCCAGATGGGGTAATTAAAAAAGTGTTTGAGAAGGTAAAACCTGCTGATCATAGCCAAGAAGTATTGGCTGTTGTCAGAGCTTGA
- the rsfS gene encoding ribosome silencing factor, translated as MESISLAREIAHFLESKKGEDILILDIKEIASFTDYFVIVSGSSDRMLESLSNGLVREIKTHFHRTAQPEGRGSAGWIVLDYGDVVVHLFSPLQRSYYRLEELWSEGNVVLRLM; from the coding sequence CTGGAATCAATATCATTAGCAAGAGAAATTGCACATTTTCTCGAAAGTAAAAAGGGGGAAGATATTCTCATTTTAGATATCAAAGAAATAGCGTCATTTACAGATTATTTTGTAATCGTCAGCGGATCCAGCGACCGCATGCTGGAAAGCCTAAGCAACGGACTGGTACGGGAAATAAAAACCCATTTCCACAGAACTGCCCAACCAGAAGGAAGGGGAAGCGCGGGTTGGATTGTGCTCGATTACGGCGATGTGGTCGTGCATTTGTTTTCTCCGCTACAACGGAGTTATTACCGCCTGGAAGAATTGTGGTCTGAAGGTAACGTCGTCCTGCGTTTGATGTAA
- the thpR gene encoding RNA 2',3'-cyclic phosphodiesterase: MMRIFIAIEIPQNIRVKITEITDYLQSKTSPTAVKWVDYENLHLTIKFIGETKQEKIEEITKVLSQSLAHQAPFSLEIGGLGMYPNNTNPRVIWLGVTGGEPLIAMHNILDQNLARLGIQREGRPFSPHLTIARLRRNTDAASSKTIGRTLSQFRVDSLGLFNIDRVQLFQSVLTPSGPIYTTLFSVPLNQV; encoded by the coding sequence ATGATGCGCATATTTATCGCCATTGAGATCCCGCAGAACATTCGTGTTAAGATCACGGAGATTACAGACTATTTGCAGAGCAAAACATCACCGACTGCGGTGAAATGGGTCGATTACGAGAATCTTCACCTGACCATCAAATTCATTGGCGAGACCAAACAAGAGAAAATCGAAGAAATTACGAAAGTGCTGAGTCAATCCCTCGCTCATCAGGCTCCCTTTTCGCTGGAAATTGGCGGATTGGGCATGTATCCCAACAACACTAATCCCCGAGTAATCTGGCTGGGCGTTACTGGAGGTGAGCCCCTGATTGCAATGCACAACATCCTTGACCAAAACCTGGCTCGTCTTGGCATTCAACGCGAAGGCCGGCCTTTTTCGCCCCACCTGACCATCGCCAGGTTGCGCAGAAACACTGACGCTGCCTCTTCAAAGACGATCGGTAGAACGCTTTCCCAGTTCAGGGTTGATTCCTTGGGATTGTTCAACATCGACCGTGTACAGCTTTTCCAAAGCGTGTTAACGCCTTCCGGCCCCATTTACACAACCCTGTTTTCAGTTCCGCTGAATCAAGTATAA
- the mtaB gene encoding tRNA (N(6)-L-threonylcarbamoyladenosine(37)-C(2))-methylthiotransferase MtaB, which translates to MKVFLDVIGCRLNQSEVEGFANQFRALGHEIVSSPSEADLAIVNTCTVTGKAAADSRKKLRRASREGAGRVVATGCWATLEPETALNLPGVTQVIANADKEALVAILLNKSREEFSSLKYRRVPLPGDRARTRAFIKVQEGCDNHCTYCLTRVARGSSRSMELSEICKDIQAALQGGAVEIVLTGVQLGGWGRDFVQPLGLKDLIGHLLELPGITRLRLSSIEPWDFDPSMLSLWQDKRLCRQLHIPLQSGSNRILKRMGRPISVQEYQDLLEEVRLRIPDVAITTDIITGFPGETEADFQATVNVINKMAYAGGHVFTYSPRLGTAAYQMVDRVPAQLAKERNAILRDLFASSGQRYREGFFGRHLKVLWETSQQQEGGNYKLSGLTDNYIRVFSEAETDLWNRISIVNLDSHMPDGGGVFGHIVNG; encoded by the coding sequence ATGAAAGTATTTTTAGATGTGATTGGCTGCCGCTTGAACCAGAGCGAGGTCGAGGGATTTGCCAACCAATTCAGAGCACTCGGACATGAGATTGTCTCATCCCCGTCTGAGGCAGACCTGGCAATCGTCAATACCTGCACGGTGACGGGCAAAGCAGCCGCCGATTCGCGGAAAAAGCTTCGCAGGGCAAGCCGAGAAGGCGCCGGTCGGGTGGTAGCAACGGGATGCTGGGCAACGCTTGAGCCTGAAACAGCGCTGAACCTACCAGGCGTGACGCAAGTGATTGCAAACGCCGATAAAGAAGCCCTTGTGGCGATTTTGTTGAATAAGTCCCGTGAGGAATTCTCTTCTTTAAAATATCGCCGCGTCCCTCTGCCCGGAGATCGAGCCAGGACGCGAGCCTTTATTAAAGTCCAGGAGGGCTGTGATAATCACTGCACTTACTGTTTAACCCGAGTGGCCAGAGGTAGCTCCCGCTCAATGGAATTATCGGAGATTTGCAAAGACATCCAGGCAGCACTGCAGGGCGGTGCTGTTGAGATCGTTTTAACAGGCGTGCAGTTGGGCGGTTGGGGCAGGGATTTTGTTCAACCTTTGGGATTAAAGGATCTCATCGGTCATCTCCTCGAATTGCCAGGGATCACGCGTCTGCGTTTATCATCGATTGAGCCCTGGGATTTCGACCCGAGTATGTTATCCCTGTGGCAGGACAAACGATTGTGCCGTCAACTGCACATCCCTTTGCAATCGGGTAGCAATCGTATATTAAAAAGAATGGGCAGACCAATCTCGGTGCAGGAATACCAGGATTTGTTGGAGGAGGTCCGCCTTAGGATTCCTGATGTTGCCATTACAACGGACATTATCACCGGTTTTCCGGGTGAGACGGAAGCTGATTTCCAGGCCACCGTAAACGTTATCAATAAGATGGCCTATGCAGGGGGGCATGTTTTTACCTATTCGCCACGACTGGGAACCGCGGCCTATCAGATGGTAGACCGGGTGCCAGCACAATTAGCGAAAGAGCGCAATGCAATTTTACGGGATTTATTTGCCTCCAGTGGTCAGCGCTACCGGGAGGGCTTTTTCGGCAGGCACCTGAAGGTGTTGTGGGAAACCAGTCAACAACAGGAAGGTGGAAACTACAAACTATCAGGATTAACCGATAATTACATCAGGGTGTTCAGTGAGGCAGAAACGGATTTGTGGAACAGGATTTCAATTGTCAACCTGGATTCGCATATGCCCGATGGGGGTGGGGTTTTTGGGCACATTGTGAATGGATAA
- the rpmH gene encoding 50S ribosomal protein L34 → MPKRTYQPKRRRRVRVHGFRKRMQTKGGQNVLKRRRAKGRQELAKKANNHVKKVRW, encoded by the coding sequence ATGCCAAAGCGAACATATCAACCGAAACGTCGCCGCCGCGTTCGTGTGCATGGGTTTCGGAAACGAATGCAAACCAAAGGCGGACAGAACGTTCTGAAGCGACGTCGAGCAAAGGGACGGCAAGAACTGGCGAAGAAAGCCAATAACCACGTAAAAAAGGTCCGCTGGTAA
- the rnpA gene encoding ribonuclease P protein component, with the protein MQRRLRLTRNDEINRVRQDGQTLANTNLVLGFLPNQLKQNRIAIIAGRSLGGAVQRNFAKRRLRSAIQSLVSEFDQGFDMVLIARKPILTVNYALIVTGLRDLARDAGLLKDEIN; encoded by the coding sequence GTGCAGCGCAGGTTAAGATTAACCCGTAACGATGAGATTAACCGTGTGCGCCAGGATGGACAGACCCTGGCAAACACGAACTTAGTGTTAGGCTTTCTGCCAAATCAATTGAAACAGAACCGTATCGCAATCATCGCCGGACGCTCTCTCGGCGGAGCCGTCCAGAGGAATTTTGCTAAGCGGCGGTTAAGGTCTGCCATTCAAAGCCTTGTATCGGAATTTGATCAGGGGTTTGACATGGTGTTGATTGCTAGAAAACCCATTCTAACGGTTAATTACGCTTTGATTGTCACTGGACTGAGAGACCTGGCACGGGACGCGGGTTTGTTGAAAGACGAAATAAATTGA
- the yidD gene encoding membrane protein insertion efficiency factor YidD: MNILTFPRWVLLILIRGYQIFISPALPADTCRFYPTCSHYSYQAIFKYGAFKGGWMALKRIARCNPYNPGGFDPVP, encoded by the coding sequence TTGAATATTCTCACATTCCCCAGGTGGGTCTTATTAATTTTGATCCGAGGATATCAAATTTTCATCTCCCCGGCACTCCCGGCTGATACTTGCCGGTTTTATCCCACGTGTTCACATTATAGTTACCAGGCAATATTCAAGTATGGGGCTTTCAAGGGCGGCTGGATGGCGCTAAAGCGGATTGCCCGTTGTAACCCTTATAACCCGGGTGGCTTTGACCCGGTACCATAA
- a CDS encoding outer membrane protein assembly factor BamB family protein codes for MKKPHILIIGMLVGLTFVLSACAPGPRVSGTPGLELSGDQAFVAYGNSLYALKANSGTVEWTYPEESKNTVLFFAQPLVVDDNVFVGDVAKTFHKIDRSNGNSVWTFTGANGYFIGQANEGHGMVFAPNNDGNLYALDLQGNLQWVFETQHFIWSQPQIGPDAVYLSSMDRFVYAISTDGKQLWAKEMAGAVVASPVLSEDAGTLFVGSMGSDFVALKTTDGQLAWSFTAQNSIWGQAILADNKLYFADTGGFLYILDPLSGAEKSRVEIGEPVIGGLIALPDGIALVTEKGNLKVLEFDGSTRWEARISGNVFQRPVASDDYLMVAAVDGDNMIYAFDVQSGAQKWSVTPKK; via the coding sequence ATGAAAAAACCTCACATTTTAATAATTGGAATGCTGGTTGGACTGACCTTCGTCCTGAGCGCCTGTGCGCCCGGGCCCAGGGTATCCGGGACCCCGGGGCTGGAACTTTCGGGAGACCAGGCTTTTGTCGCATACGGCAATTCCCTCTATGCTCTGAAGGCAAATTCTGGCACGGTGGAATGGACTTATCCTGAAGAATCGAAAAACACGGTGTTGTTTTTTGCACAGCCCCTGGTGGTCGACGACAATGTCTTTGTAGGTGATGTTGCAAAAACATTCCACAAAATTGATCGCAGTAACGGCAATTCAGTATGGACTTTCACTGGCGCTAATGGCTATTTTATAGGTCAGGCGAACGAAGGACATGGGATGGTCTTTGCTCCCAACAATGATGGCAATCTTTACGCTCTCGATTTACAGGGAAACTTACAGTGGGTATTTGAAACCCAGCATTTCATCTGGTCACAGCCACAAATTGGCCCGGACGCGGTTTACCTCAGCTCTATGGACAGGTTTGTCTATGCAATCTCAACAGATGGGAAACAGCTTTGGGCGAAGGAGATGGCTGGCGCTGTTGTCGCCAGTCCGGTTCTAAGCGAAGATGCCGGCACACTTTTCGTGGGCTCTATGGGCAGTGATTTTGTTGCGCTCAAAACAACCGATGGACAACTGGCCTGGTCCTTCACCGCACAGAACAGTATTTGGGGGCAGGCAATTCTGGCTGACAACAAGTTGTATTTTGCAGATACCGGCGGATTCCTATACATTCTCGACCCATTAAGCGGCGCTGAGAAAAGCCGTGTGGAAATAGGCGAACCGGTGATTGGCGGTTTGATAGCATTGCCCGACGGGATTGCCCTGGTCACTGAGAAAGGCAACCTTAAGGTGCTGGAATTTGATGGCTCGACCCGATGGGAAGCAAGAATCTCGGGCAATGTTTTTCAAAGGCCGGTTGCCAGCGATGATTACCTGATGGTGGCTGCAGTTGACGGAGACAACATGATTTATGCTTTTGATGTCCAGTCCGGTGCACAAAAATGGTCAGTTACCCCTAAGAAATAG
- a CDS encoding YidC/Oxa1 family membrane protein insertase: MWETIVIQPFLNVLLLINSLVGNFGISIILFTLLVRLITHPLTVKQFKATQGMQQLQNDPRYKKIMEKYKDDKERLSQEQMKLYKELGINPLGSCLPTLIQFPLILGLYQSVVRAMAASPVELFRLAQSIYPGFINPVAVLPLQNRFLWMDLGQPERLTVFGFGIPVLAILVVITTFLQTKLIEPPSSNGGQAEMMTKSMNIYMPLLMGFMAYSLASGLALYFLASNLIGIAQYSILGRANWKNILPFLKGKETDPIQGKTPVQVVDVVPEEVPQKPSHAKTTQATGKRMTKPQKQRYDRRKK; this comes from the coding sequence ATGTGGGAAACAATTGTTATTCAACCTTTTTTGAATGTCTTGTTGTTAATCAACTCACTGGTTGGTAATTTTGGCATCTCAATTATCCTGTTCACGCTCCTGGTTCGATTAATCACGCACCCTTTGACCGTTAAACAATTTAAGGCAACCCAGGGAATGCAGCAACTTCAAAACGATCCACGCTATAAAAAAATAATGGAGAAATACAAGGACGATAAAGAGCGGTTGTCTCAGGAGCAGATGAAGCTTTATAAAGAATTAGGCATCAACCCGCTGGGGTCATGCTTACCGACGCTGATCCAGTTCCCGCTTATCCTGGGTTTGTACCAGAGCGTGGTGAGGGCGATGGCTGCTTCGCCTGTTGAACTTTTTCGTCTCGCACAAAGTATTTATCCTGGATTTATCAACCCGGTGGCCGTTTTACCATTGCAGAACCGGTTTTTGTGGATGGACTTAGGACAGCCTGAACGGTTGACCGTGTTTGGATTTGGAATTCCTGTCCTGGCTATTTTAGTGGTGATCACCACTTTCTTGCAAACGAAGCTAATTGAACCCCCGTCATCCAACGGTGGACAGGCTGAGATGATGACCAAATCTATGAATATTTATATGCCCTTGTTGATGGGCTTTATGGCTTATTCGCTTGCCTCTGGCTTGGCGCTCTATTTCTTGGCGAGCAATTTGATCGGAATTGCCCAGTATTCAATCCTTGGTAGGGCTAACTGGAAGAATATTTTGCCCTTCTTGAAGGGTAAAGAAACTGACCCGATCCAGGGAAAAACACCGGTGCAAGTCGTTGACGTGGTGCCTGAAGAGGTCCCCCAAAAACCGTCACATGCAAAAACAACACAGGCGACGGGAAAACGTATGACCAAACCGCAAAAGCAACGGTACGATCGCAGAAAGAAGTAA
- the jag gene encoding RNA-binding cell elongation regulator Jag/EloR: protein MSEERTKLEVIAPSVEEAIEKGLQILGLTQADIDVEILDEGKKGLLGLGTRQARVVLKVKPQFFEAALDASADEPGLSTQNDAVTPIDEPEEVIIARETIQIILEKMRVKANVSVRMGESDANRIQPVLIDIEGADLSFLIGRKAETINALQFITSLIVSREVGRWIPLQIDVQKYRRRRADELRKLARRIADQVVSTGRQQALEPMPPNERRIVHIELRDHPEVETESDGEDPKRKVVVRLKR from the coding sequence ATGTCAGAAGAAAGAACTAAGCTGGAAGTGATTGCGCCTTCTGTTGAAGAAGCGATTGAAAAAGGTTTACAAATACTGGGGCTAACACAGGCTGATATTGATGTTGAGATATTGGATGAGGGGAAAAAGGGCCTGTTGGGCCTTGGCACCCGACAGGCGAGGGTTGTTTTGAAGGTTAAACCTCAGTTTTTTGAAGCAGCATTGGATGCGTCTGCGGATGAACCAGGTCTTTCAACTCAAAACGATGCGGTCACACCAATTGATGAACCAGAAGAAGTGATCATTGCCAGGGAGACCATCCAAATCATCCTGGAGAAGATGCGCGTCAAGGCTAATGTTTCGGTACGCATGGGCGAATCTGATGCAAACAGGATTCAACCTGTCTTGATTGATATTGAAGGCGCCGATCTCAGCTTTTTAATTGGCAGGAAAGCAGAGACGATCAACGCGCTGCAGTTCATCACCAGTTTAATTGTGAGCCGGGAAGTGGGCCGCTGGATTCCATTGCAAATCGATGTTCAGAAATATCGTCGACGACGAGCCGATGAACTGAGGAAATTAGCCCGGAGGATTGCCGATCAGGTTGTCAGCACCGGGCGACAACAAGCCCTGGAACCGATGCCCCCCAATGAGCGCAGAATCGTTCATATTGAATTGCGGGATCATCCTGAGGTTGAAACAGAAAGTGATGGTGAAGATCCGAAACGAAAGGTTGTGGTCAGGCTTAAAAGATGA